The Flavobacterium jumunjinense genome includes a region encoding these proteins:
- a CDS encoding tyrosine-type recombinase/integrase yields the protein MVLSKEEIKAILEVPKNLKHKAMLSLIYSCGLRRSELLHLKPIDIDSKRNIVIIRQSKGKKDRITPLSPKILELLRSYYKAYSPKMYLFEGQEKSTPYSARSLEEVLKKSIKLASINKPVTLHWLRHSFATHLLESGTDLRYIQELLGHNSSKTTEIYTHVSTKNLQQIKSPFDDL from the coding sequence ATGGTTTTGAGTAAAGAAGAAATAAAAGCCATTTTAGAAGTACCGAAAAACTTGAAGCACAAAGCTATGCTTTCCCTTATTTATAGCTGTGGTTTAAGAAGAAGTGAATTATTGCATTTAAAGCCAATCGACATAGATTCCAAAAGAAATATAGTTATTATAAGGCAATCTAAAGGGAAAAAGGATAGGATTACGCCATTATCACCAAAGATATTGGAATTGTTAAGAAGCTACTATAAAGCATATTCTCCAAAAATGTATCTTTTTGAAGGGCAAGAAAAAAGCACACCTTATTCTGCTAGAAGTTTAGAAGAAGTATTAAAAAAAAGTATTAAATTAGCATCTATAAATAAACCTGTAACATTGCACTGGCTTAGACACAGTTTTGCTACTCACTTATTAGAAAGTGGAACAGATTTACGATACATACAAGAGTTACTTGGACATAATAGTAGTAAAACAACTGAAATTTACACGCATGTAAGCACAAAAAACTTACAGCAGATTAAAAGTCCTTTTGATGATTTGTAG